AAAACAGTCTCAGAACTTCCTCCTTTATTCTTTCATGAAATGCATTGTGATCTTCATTGCTGCTCATGACATACCAGGGGAGCCGATGAAAAATGGTGATTGCCATTGATGTTGGCACGGCTATGGTGGCTTGTGGTTTAAGTAACAAAAATCGGGGTCAGGTGTGGGTTTTTTGGTTGTTTCCGGTTAAAAGCATGATTCCAGGTTGTCCTCGTCCTGGTTTGAAGCCGCTGCCGTTTGGTTCTGCGGCACGTTTAAGTTTTAATCTTAGCAATTAGATTAATCCTACTGTACTCTATTCTTTTTTACGAGTCTGTGCTCTATTCTTTTACTAATATGTATTCATTCTTGCAGGAGAGAGCTGGAGAGGATTCCGACTTGAACAAAACTCGACTCCAGTAAGCGACTTTCCCTCAGGGTCAGTTTCCATACAACTATTATTCAAGTCCGCCACAACCCATATAGCCTTTGAATTGGAAGTTAATACAAGTTCTTCTATGTTTGTTGAGACTACATTTGGGAAAGCATTCATTTTTGCAGTGCCAACAAATTGCTTTCTCTTTAGTCAAAGACTGTCCAGAGACTGACTGATAAGGTGCCCATAAGGCAGCCAACAACAACTCTGGTTAAAAAGGACTTGGCATTTAATTTCCAGAATCACTTCCAATTAGTTCAACTGGAAATTAAATGTGATGCTACTGAAAATAAGAGCACTTTTCTGAATCTGTAGAATAGCATTCCTTTCCGTATTCGAGAAATCAAATCGATCCAAGGTATAGAGCATGCTTTGCTTTTGGAATAAAATAGCATACTCTTCAAGTCAATATCATTTTGCTTACTTAACATTATCAAGCTTACCAGTAATCCGTGCAGGAGCAGAATCCATCCTTAAAATGATGAAACCTCGAGGTATCTCTAACTATGATTTCTCTTCCTTCTATAGCTGAGATGTACTTGGTTGCAGAATGGCAATCTCCACAAACTCTCAAGTTTTTGAATACCCGGATTGGAACCCCTAATGGTACCTTAAGAAGTCCAAATGCAATTGCCAGTTTCTCACTATGCCATAAAAGAAGCTGTTCTTTCAGCTCCTCTCCCACATCATGCAATGCAAATTCAAGATCTGGCACATAACCagctaatttcattttcttctccaaGTCATTTAGCTTCGCATGTATAGAAGCCAATTCAGGATGCAATCTGTCGCTTGATCTAAACTCATGCACCACACTGTTTATTTCAATCCAACTATATCCCGGTGTCTTgacaacattattttctttcattgatcTTCGGATCTTAGCAACATGCTCCCATCTATTTTGTGATGCATAAACATTAGCCAATTGAACATATCCAGTTGCAATAGTTGGATCAAGCTCAAGCAAATTTTTGGCAGCAAACTCAGCCAAGTGCAAGTTTTTATGTATCCTACAAGCACCCAAAAGTGTTCCATAAATGGCAGGATGGGGCCTAAACGGCAtactttttatcaaatctacAGCCTTAGCTAGCTGTCCAGCTCGACCAAGAAGGTCAACCATGCATGCATAGTGCTCTGGTTTAGTTTCAATTCCATAATCTCTTACcattgtgttaaaatattggACCCCAAGATCCACCAGTCCTGCGTGGTTACAAGCCAACAATACTGCAACAAAAGTAATCCAATCTGGCTTCATGCCTTCATTTTTCATCTCATCAAACAAATGAAGAGCTTTTTCACCAGCCCCATGTTGGGCATAGCCAGAAATCATTGCATTCCAGCACACTACATCTTTTCGGGAAATCTTAACGAATAAATCCCAGGCGTCCTTTAGATCCCCACACTTGGAATACATACTAACCAATGAAGTCCCAGCAGTCGTATCACTACTCAATGGAGACTTACAAACTAACTGATGAACTTGCTTACCCAGCTGCAATGCTGATAAATTACTACAACCCAACAAGACACTGGTCAAAGTCAAAGCATTAGGCTTAACTCCAGTTTCTAACATTATCCTGAATAGCCTTAACCCATCCTCTGCCCTCCCATTCTCAACATACCCAGCAATCATAGAATTCCATGTTACCAATGTCCTCATTGTCATTTCTCCAAACAATCTTTCTGCCAGTTCAACCCTCCCAAACTTCATGTACCCAGTGATCATGGCAGTCCACGTGACCACACTCCTCACATCCGCAGCATAAAAACACGCCACAGCAGAATCCAAATCCCCACATGCCACATATCCAGACACCATGGCACTCCAAGACACGCAGTTTTTCACTGGCATCACCGAGAACAACCTCTGAGCCTCACCCATGAGTCCAACCTGCGCATAACCTGAAATCATAGTGTTCCACGAAGCAACATCCTTCACGGGCATGCTGTCAAAGAAGCAACGGGCATCATGGACACCAAAATGATGCCAATGACCCGCTAACATGATGTTATAGGACACAACGTTGGGTTGAGGAATTTTCTCAAACAGCTGGCGAGCGTGTTCGAAGTTGCCGACTTTCTTGGCGTAGGCAGCGAGGATGGAATTCCACGTGACAGTAGACTTTACTTTCATGTTTTCAAACACACGAACAGCGGAATCTAAGTCACCGCATCGAACGTAGCTTGTGATGAGCTTGTTAGATGCAATGATGTTGTTATCATTAAGCTCGCGTTGATGGGAGTGTGTGGACACATGCTGGTGACTTAGGGTGGCAAAAGTGAGGTTTTGGTGTTTGCTTAGTGCTGCAAAGGACAAGGATGACAAAGAATTTCGCTTCCTCGTCCTTAATAAACGTAAATGAAACATGTATCAAAGCTGCACTATGTCTCACTCTTTTGTTTCAGGTTCACATGAACATGGTTGGGATGTCTCATCAATCATCTCTCACActtatgagagagaaaaaaaaaaaaaaaaaaaaaagaaaaatttccgTTGCCGGGACTTGAACCCGGGTCTTTCGGGTGAGAGCCGAATATCCTAACCAACTAGACTACAACGGATTTGCTGAATTATGttaaatgatataatatatacCTTAAACAATAACACAtcaatgagaaaataaaaaatgccaAATATTCCGTTGCCTGGACTTGAACCCGGGTCTTTCGGGTGAGAGCCGAATATCCTGACCAACTAGACTACAACGGATTTATtgatcaaataataaattattacataattGTATTATCaggaaaaatataatgaatagaCAAAGATTTATTTTGCCGGGACTAAAATCCGGATTTTTGGAGTGAAAGCTGAATGACCAAGTACATTACAACGGCTTTGTTGAGATGTAAACCTCATATTAAGAAATTTTGATGGTGAATTAAGTTCTCAGTGCACTTAAATTTTGTGTTGAATAATTACATATTAGATTTTAAAcaatctaatatattttaaaattttgtgtaaaataaattattttaaaatatgttcgtgaattaattttacaaattaaaacataaaataaaaaaatgattacacttattttttaaaatgggaaaactaaattgtaaatggaaaatcaaaacacatatattttttttaaaagtataggTTAACCTTATTTTCCGTACATCTGCAATGAAAAGTTAAAAGCTgaattaatatgtaaataattcaACTATTTATTGAATcttataatttcatattcaacTATATtggttaatatataattaaggaaAACCAAGTGAGAAAAGTGTAAATCTTGTTCAACTTATGTCAGCTCAAAAGTTTCTTGTTTTAGGGTGTTTTggtgttgttttttctttttagtggATACAACAGCACTTTATTTGGTTTTGTTGCTATTATTAGGCTATTGGAtgtagtattttcttttttttaacccTTGCTGACTCGAAAGGTTGAAACTGGTGGGGACTGATGTCATTTGGATTTAtccatttcttttcaaattgaTCTGATTAGCACATGTTAAACTCAACTTATTTAACAGACGTGTTAAGCTACGACTccaagttttttttcttctattagtatttaaaattaaacatgaaaatcGTGGGTTAATTATTTGGAAAAGGTTGCTCTACTACACATTGTTTGTTTATGTTGTATTTCATAAATTGAGTCCGGACGAATGATTATAGACAGACATTATTGACTTcgataacaaaaaattataaaagaaaaaatgatgtCTTTGATCGAGGGATTACAATTGATGATAATTATTGAGTTAAGATTGTGTGTAATCTTATATGTTGCATGGCATGAGAAAGAAGGATTGCAATTCAATTATTTCAATTTGGATTCACGTAAACCAGCAATATGAGTAATGTATTGGAGGATCCGACAGACGAGTATCCCCATATGGTAAATGAGTAGTGATGAGACCGGACAGTCATATAGGATAAGCGAATTTTCAATTGATTAAGATAAAACATTGATTAGTTAGTTAAGTATTGATTAAGGTCTtactataaatacaggtcaaagTAAGAGGTAAACACtctcattaattatatatttattacaatacTTAGATTACCGAACGAACTATTACTGACTTTAACATCCAAGAACATTTGGTAAGTACATCTCTAGTCGGTGGACAAAGGATTAGAGAACAGGATAGTGACCAAATGAGACTTAGAAAAATTGTGTAAGACTTAAATAATTCGATCCTATATCAAAACaagtaatttgtatttaatttctaaacgattataatttaattatttaaaatttgtggGGAGGTAGAAAAAATATAGTGGAACCACACTAAGTTTTGTTTCTTGGTGttctatatttcattttaaaaatgacGATAATGAGATTTATATTTAAGATCCTATATAATTTGTCAAAATCTTCAATCATTATGCCAAACTAGTGAGTTATCTTTGTACCATTTTTACTTGTTAACATTAATAGCAGTTTATAACCAGCATGAAGATAGTGGGAATCGCCAAATTTGAGCACTACAAAAATACACGGAATTATCGACGAAATTTGACCGACGAATTTATTTTCGTCGGTAAATGTGCATTACCGACGGAATTTACCGACggatataaataaatgtatttacCGACGGATACTATCATTCGATTATTATTTACGGCGAAAATCCGTCGGTAAGTCTTTCGGTAATGAATCTTGTCGTTATCGAAGACTAAAATCCGTCGGTAAGTCTTTCGGtaatgtatattataattatcgACGGACAAAAACTCTCGGTAAATCCTTCGGAAATTACCGAAGGCCTACATCCGTCGGTACATCCGTCGGTAATACATATTGTAGTTACCGAGGAATTTTAGTCGTAGgtaaatccgtcggtaattatcgaaggtCTAAATCCGTCAGTAAATCCGTCGATAAAAAGAGCGGCAAAATTCCCGcccatttttttctctctttacgCGAAGAACATTACAATTTCTATTTCACCACTGAGTATCTTCACAAATGAATATCTGCAACGTAGAGCACTTTTCACACATTCTCTACAACCATTTTTCTCCCTCGTGCAACCATTTTCCCACACTGCCACCGTTGTCGTTGAAGAGGTCCACCGCTGCTGTGGGAGAGCGTCACCACTGTCGTTGGAGAGTGCCACCGCTACCATTGGAGACCACCACTTCTGCCATAGGAGACCACCACCGCTGAATGGGAGAACACCACCGTTGCCATGGAAGAATACAACTGCTGCCATGGGAGAACACCACCACTACCATGGGAGAACACCACTGCTGCCATGGGAGAACCCCACCACTGCCATGGGAGAACACCACCGTGCATGGGAGAGAATACAAGTACAGCCATGGGAGAACTAATTAGGGATTTTTCccaattttagggtttctaaaacaATTAGAGAACCTAAGTTTAGGTTTTGATTTTGGCTTTGAAATGAATTGGATTGTTGTTTTGGTGTAGAAATGAAGAAAgtttgataaaaagatttaaaatctgaggaaaaggaagaaggggaaagaggaagaagatgaaccagaTCGGGATATTTACCGACAGACGTATCGACGGAtttgtccttcggtaattaccgacggtACCGAAGGATTCATGTGACCATTACCGACGGAGttttccttcggtaattactgacGGTCATAATTTTCCGTCGGTAAACATTACCGACAACGTTATTATCGACGGAGTTATGACCGTCGGTAATCCATCGGAAAAATGTCATTACCGACAGATTATGGACATTTCCGACAGATTTTGACCGTCGGTAATTTCATGTATTATTGTAGTGGAGGTTGCACATTGCAattgtttaaaatgattttttattaacataatgTTATCATGGCTGAATAAGATAATAGAAGTAGTAATTTCAGTAATGATGActttaaggatttttttttaatgctccttgtgtatttaataaattatttcatacattttagcaatgtggaGTTCATGATGAAATTCTTAAAACTggtagaataaaatttaaattacaagataTAGTGTCCACATGTTTGGTGAGGTATCGTGTGTtcttta
This genomic stretch from Vigna radiata var. radiata cultivar VC1973A chromosome 7, Vradiata_ver6, whole genome shotgun sequence harbors:
- the LOC106767741 gene encoding pentatricopeptide repeat-containing protein At4g16835, mitochondrial, whose protein sequence is MFHLRLLRTRKRNSLSSLSFAALSKHQNLTFATLSHQHVSTHSHQRELNDNNIIASNKLITSYVRCGDLDSAVRVFENMKVKSTVTWNSILAAYAKKVGNFEHARQLFEKIPQPNVVSYNIMLAGHWHHFGVHDARCFFDSMPVKDVASWNTMISGYAQVGLMGEAQRLFSVMPVKNCVSWSAMVSGYVACGDLDSAVACFYAADVRSVVTWTAMITGYMKFGRVELAERLFGEMTMRTLVTWNSMIAGYVENGRAEDGLRLFRIMLETGVKPNALTLTSVLLGCSNLSALQLGKQVHQLVCKSPLSSDTTAGTSLVSMYSKCGDLKDAWDLFVKISRKDVVCWNAMISGYAQHGAGEKALHLFDEMKNEGMKPDWITFVAVLLACNHAGLVDLGVQYFNTMVRDYGIETKPEHYACMVDLLGRAGQLAKAVDLIKSMPFRPHPAIYGTLLGACRIHKNLHLAEFAAKNLLELDPTIATGYVQLANVYASQNRWEHVAKIRRSMKENNVVKTPGYSWIEINSVVHEFRSSDRLHPELASIHAKLNDLEKKMKLAGYVPDLEFALHDVGEELKEQLLLWHSEKLAIAFGLLKVPLGVPIRVFKNLRVCGDCHSATKYISAIEGREIIVRDTSRFHHFKDGFCSCTDYW
- the LOC111242057 gene encoding uncharacterized protein LOC111242057 produces the protein MVIAIDVGTAMVACGLSNKNRGQVWVFWLFPVKSMIPGESWRGFRLEQNSTPVSDFPSGSVSIQLLFKSATTHIAFELEVNTSSSMFVETTFGKAFIFAVPTNCFLFSQRLSRD